Sequence from the Enhydrobacter sp. genome:
ACCGTCCAGCTGAGCGACCCGATGGCCGACGGCGATCTCCTCCGGGAGGAGTACGGGCTCGAGCTCACGCCGCCCGACAGGCTGCAGCCCGCCGACGCCGTGGTGCTGGCGGTGGCGCACCGACCTTACCGCGAGGGCGGATGGCGGCTGGTCCGCAAGCTCCTGAAGCCCGACGGCGGCTTCGTCGCCGACGTGCCCGCCCTGCTCGACCGCGCATCGACGCCGGCGGGCGTCACCCTGTGGCGGCTGTAGCGGCCGGTCGGACTCGGCCACCCGCGCAGGAGGGATTGCGACAAGAGGCTCGGTCCCAGCCTCTTGCGTCGAGGAGACATTCCCACTAATCGCATTCTTAATGAAAGATTACTCCGCAGCCTTGGCGGCGGCTGGCCCGCGCTATCGCCCGGACGCGCCGAAAACGCTCGACTTCGCGCGGCTGCAGCGCCTGTCGGGCGCAGTGGCGGTATTTGGCGTGCTCATCGCACCGTTTTCGCCCGACCCGTTGGCGGCCGTGGCAGGTGGGCTTGTGCCCTGGATCGTGCTGCATCTCGTCACCACCGGCCCGAGCTTTCCTGCCATCGTTCCCTTCTACCTGCTCTGGCAATGGCTCCAGGTCTACGGCCGGGTGTTCGTCGGGATGGTCGAGGGCGAGCGCATGTCGAGCAGCATCTACGGGCCGTGGGTCGCCGATGCCTACTGGTACATGCTGGCGTCGGTCGTGGTGCTCGCGCTGGCCTTCCGCTTCGTCCTGGCTTCCGGCCCCGTTCCGCCGGACACCGAGCGCGCGCACCTGACATGGCGGCCGTTCGACCTCTTCCTGGTTTATCTCGCCGCCCTGGGCTTCTCGATGGCGGCCGGCCACGCGATCGGCGTACTGCCGGCCATCTACCAGCAGATCAATGCCGTCGCGCAGTTCAAGCTGGCCGCGCTCTTCTTGCTCTTTGCGGTCGTCCTGACGACGCGGCGGGGGATTCCATTCCTCGTGATCGCCATCGCCATTGAGGTCGTCGTCGGCTTTTCCGGTCTTCTCAGCGACTTCAAGGCGCCCTTCATCGTGCTCGCACTGGCGGCGCTGGCGGCACGAATATCCTGGTCGGGCACCGCGAGCATCGTCGCCGGAATGCTGGCCGCCCTCCTGCTCGTCATGTCGCTCTTCTGGACGTCGATCAAGCAGGACTACCGAGGGGTCGCCACCGCGGGAGTGGAAACCCAGGCGCTGCAAATCCCGATCGGCGAACGCATCGGCTACGTCGCCCGACAGGCGCTGGCGATCGGCCAGACCGACTGGGCCAAGGCGAGCCATGCCCTGCTGCACCGACTCGCCTATGTCGACATCTTCGGTTCCGTGATCGCCGTGGACAAGGAAGCGCGCCAGCAGACGTTCATGCAGCAGTGGAACGAGGCGTTCCAGCATGTCTTCCAGCCCCGCTTCCTGTTCCCCAACAAGGCGCAGCTGTCCGACATCGACGTCTATCTCCGCCTGACCCGCGGCGACGCCAGCGATGCCATCCGCAGCACCACGTCGATCAGCGTCGGCTACATCGCCGAGAATTACGTCGATTTCGGCGTCCCGGCCATGTTCGCCGGGGTGTTCGTGCTGGGCCTGCTGCTGGCGGCCGTCGTGCGATACGTCATGAGCGCGCCGCTGCCCTGGATGGTGCGGGAGGCCACGGCGGCCGCGATCCTCTACACCGTCGGAGGGACGGGCGTGGAGCTTTCGCTGCCCAAGATTCTCGGCACCGCCGTCATGTTCCTGATCGTCTATGCGTTGCTGATCAAATTCGCCTATCCGGTCGGCCTACGCTGGCTCGACGAACGGGCGACACGGCGTCAGGGGCGCGTCGCCTCGAGGTAGATGCTCTCCTCGGATCGTTCGGCGAGATCGAGGTCGCCGGCGTCGGCGATGCGGCTGCTGCCGGCCGGCAGCGTGCGGACGTCGTCGAAGCCCGCCGCCGCCACCAGCCGGGCGATCGAGCGCTCGTCGTACATCCAGTGGTGATTGCGCCCGCCGCCCGAGAGGAAATGGCGCAGACGCTCGCCGAAACCGTGCGGTCGGTCGAGGTCGAACTGGAGCTGCTCGAGAAAGAGGTCGGCGTTGCCGTCGGCGAGGTACTCGCGCACCGGCAGGCAGAGGTCGGGCACGGCGAGGCGCAACAGCCCGCCGGACTTCAGCACGCGACGGCATTCCGCCAGGAACCCGCGCGCCTGGCGCCGGT
This genomic interval carries:
- a CDS encoding methyltransferase domain-containing protein: MAVRLNIGCGQTPTEGWINYDNSLAVRLAGAPPFAWALGLFGLLDAGNREFAAFARRRNIRWADATRRIPHADGAVDVVYSSHMIEHLDRRQARGFLAECRRVLKSGGLLRLAVPDLCLPVREYLADGNADLFLEQLQFDLDRPHGFGERLRHFLSGGGRNHHWMYDERSIARLVAAAGFDDVRTLPAGSSRIADAGDLDLAERSEESIYLEATRP